In Biomphalaria glabrata chromosome 11, xgBioGlab47.1, whole genome shotgun sequence, the following proteins share a genomic window:
- the LOC129921753 gene encoding uncharacterized protein LOC129921753, translated as MLQYTSFRLVILVLCGSLLFNYLSTEDCKYQLLMSSSCYITGRSPSDDILPCSIKTCSTASHNCVYTGSGQDFNYLVFNCSSSVRSNVNCTFRRTSWSLYNNFTALFNVCLINEATCDILTLKVSNCVLNSYSTTYTQVSTTTSKVFTSLGSITPSTIIKPGTDNTTSSLSSLLMVNTTSGLELIQMTGNKSLFIGLTAGFGSASIVFINVLIVACLCYKIRKSRTTNSNIRSFQTPILVISESQNSDSYSLECTADLTYHQPYEQNQKNCFAVYNNGNSSSSHYSKVIDLPKSEILTNGVTYLNTLSAQQAASVDAIHNSYSTASHESVEDENKIRSNVNGLISENKELYGNKSEAQTPEVNQYSTLFDVSRERTSEYNDLSNVRQIIQDGQDTRDLV; from the exons ATGCTGCAAT atacTTCATTTAGACTTGTTATTCTAGTGTTGTGTGGAAGTCTCTTGTTCAACTATCTTTCAACAGAAGACTGCAAATATCAGCTCTTAATGTCGAGTTCTTGTTACATCACAGGCAG GTCGCCATCAGATGACATCTTACCTTGTAGCATTAAAACATGTAGTACTGCCTCGCACAATTGTGTCTACACTGGAAGTGGACAAGACTTTAATTATTTGGTTTTTAATTGTAGTTCAAGTGTTAGGTCAAATGTGAATTGTACATTTCGTAGAACATCGTGGTCACTATATAATAACTTTACAGCcttgtttaatgtttgtttaattAATGAAGCGACTTGTGATATACTTACACTAAAAGTGTCTAATTGTGTTTTAAATAGTTATAGTACTACGTACACTCAGGTATCTACAACTACATCAAAGGTATTCACATCATTAGGAAGTATTACACCATCAACTATAATCAAACCAGGAACAGATAACACAACATCATCTCTTTCCTCACTGTTAATGGTCAATACAACATCAGGATTAGAATTAATTCAAATGACAGGCAATAAAAGTCTTTTCATCGGACTAACTGCAGGTTTTGGCTCTGCTAGCATTGTATTTATTAATGTCCTTATTGTGGCCTGCTTGtgttataaaataagaaaatctAGAACTACAAACTCAAACATTAGATCTTTTCAGACACCTATACTTGTTATATCAGAATCCCAGAATTCAGACTCATATAGTCTAGAATGTACTGCTGATCTTACGTATCATCAGCCTTATGAACAAAATCAAAAGAATTGTTTTGCTGTATATAACAATGGCAATAGTTCCTCCAGCCATTACTCTAAAGTAATTGATCTACCAAAAAGTGAGATACTTACTAACGGAGTTACGTATTTGAATACTTTATCAGCACAACAGGCCGCATCCGTTGATGCCATACATAACAGCTATAGTACAGCTAGTCACGAGTCCGTTGAAGATGAGAATAAAATACGCAGTAATGTTAACGGATTGATTTCAGAAAATAAAGAACTCTATGGAAATAAAAGTGAAGCTCAGACTCCGGAAGTAAATCAGTACTCAACACTTTTTGATGTGTCTAGAGAACGTACTTCAGAATATAATGATCTTTCTAACGTCAGGCAGATAATACAGGATGGTCAAGATACTCGAGACCTGGTATGA